From a region of the Cucumis sativus cultivar 9930 chromosome 6, Cucumber_9930_V3, whole genome shotgun sequence genome:
- the LOC101211597 gene encoding uncharacterized protein LOC101211597 isoform X1 — MKSETVTLILVNLAAIMERTDESLLPGVYKEVGAALHIDPTGLGSLTLFRSVVQSSCYPLAAYLAVHHNRAHVIAVGAFLWAAATFLVALSSTFFQVAISRGLNGIGLAIVIPAIQSLVADSTDDSNRGLAFGWLQLTGNLGSIIGGLCSILMASTSFMGIPGWRIAFHLVGLISVIVGLLVWVFANDPHFSEINGRDKDHPRKPFWSEMMDLVKESKSVIGIQSFQIIVSQGVAGSFPWSALSFAPMWLELVGFSHEKTGFLWTLFIIASSLGGIFGGRLGDILSKRFPNSGRIVLSQISSASAVPLAAILLLVLPDNPSTTFLHGLVLFIMGFSMSWNAPATNNPIFAEIVPKKSRTSIYALDRSFESILSSFAPPVVGILAQHVYGYKPAAKGSTDSSQIETDRENAKSLARALYAAIGFPMSLCCFIYSFLYCSYPRDRERARMHALIESEMLHLESSTSPLYEQDSQFHISEAKDFDDKDQTEVDLTYEIEDSLDFIDSDEKQLLNHQLIDSDSK; from the exons ATGAAATCTGAGACTGTGACTTTGATATTAGTGAATCTGGCTGCTATTATGGAGAGGACCGATGAGTCCTTGTTGCCTGGAGTCTATAAAGAAGTTGGGGCCGCTCTCCACATCGATCCCACTGGCTTAGGTTCCTTAACCCTCTTCAGATCTGTAGTTCAGTCTTCTTGTTACCCTCTAGCTGCTTACTTAGCCGTCCATCACAATCGCGCCCATGTCATTGCTGTAGGTGCTTTTCTCTGGGCCGCCGCCACTTTCCTCGTCGCCCTCTCCTCCACATTCTTCCAG GTGGCAATTTCTAGAGGTTTGAATGGAATAGGTCTTGCCATAGTGATACCTGCCATCCAGTCTCTCGTTGCTGATTCAACTGATGATAGTAACCGCGGGTTGGCTTTTGGATGGCTACAACTAACAGGAAATCTTGGTTCTATCATTGGTGGGCTTTGTTCTATATTAATGGCTTCGACATCTTTCATGGGAATCCCAGGATGGAGAATTGCCTTCCATCTTGTTGGACTCATTAGTGTTATTGTCGGTTTGCTAGTATGGGTTTTTGCAAACGATCCACACTTTTCTGAGATTAATGGAAGAGATAAGGATCATCCACGCAAGCCATTCTGGTCAGAAATGATGGATCTAGTTAAAGAATCAAAGTCAGTTATAGGGATCCAATCTTTCCAGATAATTGTATCTCAGGGGGTTGCAGGATCATTTCCATGGTCGGCTTTGTCATTTGCTCCTATGTGGCTTGAGCTAGTAGGCTTTTCTCACGAGAAAACAGGATTTCTATGGACTCTCTTTATAATTGCTAGTTCATTAGGTGGTATTTTTGGAGGAAGATTGGGggatattttatcaaaacGCTTTCCTAATTCAGGAAGAATAGTTTTATCTCAGATAAGCTCAGCTTCTGCAGTTCCTCTTGCTGCAATCTTGCTGCTGGTTTTGCCCGACAATCCATCCACAACATTCTTGCATGGACTGGTTTTGTTCATAATGGGTTTCTCTATGTCATGGAATGCACCAGCAACTAACAA CCCAATATTTGCAGAGATTGTCCCGAAGAAGTCACGCACAAGCATCTATGCATTGGATCGATCATTTGAGTCGATTCTGTCATCGTTTGCTCCTCCTGTCGTTGGAATTCTGGCTCAGCATGTTTATGGATATAAACCAGCAGCAAAAGGATCCACAGATTCATCACAAATTGAAACTGATAGAGAGAATGCAAAATCACTAGCCAGGGCACTATATGCAGCCATTGGTTTCCCAATGTCACTGTGTTGCTTCATCTACTCTTTCCTCTATTGTTCGTATCCAAGAGACCGAGAGCGCGCAAGAATGCACGCCTTGATAGAGTCTGAAATGCTGCATCTGGAATCTAGCACTTCACCCCTCTATGAACAAGACAGTCAGTTTCATATTTCGGAGGCAAAAGATTTTGATGATAAGGATCAAACAGAGGTTGACCTTACCTATGAAATTGAAGACAGTCTTGATTTCATTGACAGCGATGAAAAACAACTTCTCAATCATCAGCTAATAGATTCTGATTCGAAATGA
- the LOC101211597 gene encoding uncharacterized protein LOC101211597 isoform X2, with protein MKSETVTLILVNLAAIMERTDESLLPGVYKEVGAALHIDPTGLGSLTLFRSVVQSSCYPLAAYLAVHHNRAHVIAVGAFLWAAATFLVALSSTFFQVAISRGLNGIGLAIVIPAIQSLVADSTDDSNRGLAFGWLQLTGNLGSIIGGLCSILMASTSFMGIPGWRIAFHLVGLISVIVGLLVWVFANDPHFSEINGRDKDHPRKPFWSEMMDLVKESKSVIGIQSFQIIVSQGVAGSFPWSALSFAPMWLELVGFSHEKTGFLWTLFIIASSLGGIFGGRLGDILSKRFPNSGRIVLSQISSASAVPLAAILLLVLPDNPSTTFLHGLVLFIMGFSMSWNAPATNKDCPEEVTHKHLCIGSII; from the exons ATGAAATCTGAGACTGTGACTTTGATATTAGTGAATCTGGCTGCTATTATGGAGAGGACCGATGAGTCCTTGTTGCCTGGAGTCTATAAAGAAGTTGGGGCCGCTCTCCACATCGATCCCACTGGCTTAGGTTCCTTAACCCTCTTCAGATCTGTAGTTCAGTCTTCTTGTTACCCTCTAGCTGCTTACTTAGCCGTCCATCACAATCGCGCCCATGTCATTGCTGTAGGTGCTTTTCTCTGGGCCGCCGCCACTTTCCTCGTCGCCCTCTCCTCCACATTCTTCCAG GTGGCAATTTCTAGAGGTTTGAATGGAATAGGTCTTGCCATAGTGATACCTGCCATCCAGTCTCTCGTTGCTGATTCAACTGATGATAGTAACCGCGGGTTGGCTTTTGGATGGCTACAACTAACAGGAAATCTTGGTTCTATCATTGGTGGGCTTTGTTCTATATTAATGGCTTCGACATCTTTCATGGGAATCCCAGGATGGAGAATTGCCTTCCATCTTGTTGGACTCATTAGTGTTATTGTCGGTTTGCTAGTATGGGTTTTTGCAAACGATCCACACTTTTCTGAGATTAATGGAAGAGATAAGGATCATCCACGCAAGCCATTCTGGTCAGAAATGATGGATCTAGTTAAAGAATCAAAGTCAGTTATAGGGATCCAATCTTTCCAGATAATTGTATCTCAGGGGGTTGCAGGATCATTTCCATGGTCGGCTTTGTCATTTGCTCCTATGTGGCTTGAGCTAGTAGGCTTTTCTCACGAGAAAACAGGATTTCTATGGACTCTCTTTATAATTGCTAGTTCATTAGGTGGTATTTTTGGAGGAAGATTGGGggatattttatcaaaacGCTTTCCTAATTCAGGAAGAATAGTTTTATCTCAGATAAGCTCAGCTTCTGCAGTTCCTCTTGCTGCAATCTTGCTGCTGGTTTTGCCCGACAATCCATCCACAACATTCTTGCATGGACTGGTTTTGTTCATAATGGGTTTCTCTATGTCATGGAATGCACCAGCAACTAACAA AGATTGTCCCGAAGAAGTCACGCACAAGCATCTATGCATTGGATCGATCATTTGA
- the LOC101210112 gene encoding uncharacterized protein LOC101210112: MAMHTGVGLSKILILVGAGYSTTIMLKNGKLSDVLGELQSLVKGMEKSGEQSDGDSDYSDAIAAQVRRLAMEVRQLSSSRQITILNGNSGNIGNLSSLIVPAATLGALGYGYMWWKGLSFSDLMYVTKRNMANAVSNLTKHLEHVSEALAATKRHLTQRIENLDDKMVKQNELSKLIKEDVAGVQKSLSDIDFDLGELHNMVSGLDGKLSQLEFKQDFATLGVMYLCNVVDGKQVKMPDTLKEQFKLSGKAQGQLMHLESPNLKGLKELTDTLSQDITCEQPRALLRSTSTRC, translated from the exons ATGGCTATGCATACTGGAGTAGGGCTTTCAAAGATCCTGATTCTTGTGGGAGCTg GCTACTCCACTACGATCATGCTTAAGAACGGTAAACTATCTGATGTATTGGGTGAACTTCAG TCCTTGGTGAAGGGCATGGAGAAGTCTGGGGAGCAATCCGATGGTGATTCTGACTACTCTGATGCTATTGCTGCTCAG GTGCGTCGACTGGCTATGGAGGTTCGACAACTCTCCTCGTCACGCCAGATCACTATTCTCAATGGAAACTCTGGGAATATTG GTAATTTATCATCTCTCATAGTTCCAGCTGCTACTTTGGGTGCTTTGGGATATGGATACATGTGGTGGAAG GGACTTTCCTTCTCAGACCTTATGTATGTTACAAAGCGCAATATGGCTAATGCTGTCTCAAACTTAACCAAACATTTGGAGCACGTATCGGAGGCCCTTGCT GCAACAAAGAGGCATTTGACACAACGGATTGAGAACTTGGATGATAAGATGGTTAAGCAGAATGAACTCTCGAAATTGATTAAAGAAGAT GTGGCAGGAGTTCAAAAATCTCTTTCCGACATCGACTTTGACTTGGGCGAGTTGCACAACATGGTTTCTGGTTTG GATGGGAAACTATCTCAACTTGAATTTAAACAG gATTTTGCAACTCTTGGTGTAATGTACTTGTGCAATGTTGTCGATGGAAAGCAAGTAAAGATGCCTGACACTTTAAAG GAGCAGTTCAAACTTTCAGGCAAGGCTCAGGGTCAGCTGATGCATCTGGAATCTCCCAATCTTAAG GGTCTTAAAGAACTCACTGATACACTGTCACAAGATATTACATGCGAGCAACCAAGAGCCCTGCTCAg GTCCACCTCGACTAGATGTTAA